A stretch of the Leopardus geoffroyi isolate Oge1 chromosome B2, O.geoffroyi_Oge1_pat1.0, whole genome shotgun sequence genome encodes the following:
- the MCM3 gene encoding DNA replication licensing factor MCM3: protein MAGTVVLDDVELREAQRDYLDFLDDEEDQGIYQSKVRELISDNQYRLIVNVNDLRRKNEKRANRLLSNAFEELVAFQRALKDFVASIDATYAKQYEEFYIGLEGSFGSKHVSPRTLTSCFLSCVVCVEGIVTKCSLVRPKVVRSVHYCPATKKTIERRYSDLTSLVAFPSSSVYPTKDEENNPLETEYGLSVYKDHQTITIQEMPEKAPAGQLPRSVDVILDDDLVDKVKPGDRVQVVGTYRCLPGKKGGYTSGTFRTILIACNVKQMSKDVQPSFSAEDIAKIKKFSKTRSKDIFDQLARSLAPSIHGHDYVKKAILCLLLGGVERDLENGSHIRGDINILLIGDPSVAKSQLLRYVLCTAPRAIPTTGRGSSGVGLTAAVTTDQETGERRLEAGAMVLADRGVVCIDEFDKMSDMDRTAIHEVMEQGRVTIAKAGIHARLNARCSVLAAANPVYGRYDQYKTPMENIGLQDSLLSRFDLLFIMLDQMDPEQDREISDHVLRMHRYRAPGEQDGDAMPLGSAVDILATDDPNLNQEDQQDTQIYEKHDNLLHGTKKKKEKMVSAAFMRKYIHVAKIIKPVLTQESAAYIAEEYSRLRSQDSMSSDTARTSPVTARTLETLIRLATAHAKARMSKTVDLQDAEEAVELVQYAYFKKVLEKEKKRKKRNEDESETDDEEEKSQEDQEQKRKRRKTSHSDAKDGGSYDPYDFSDTEEEMPQVHTPKTADSQETKESQKVELSESRLKEFKVALLDVFREAHAQSVGMNRLTESINRDKEEPFSSAEIQAALSKMQDDNQVMVSEGIIFLI from the exons ATGGCGGGGACCGTGGTACTGGACGACGTGGAGCTGCGAGAAGCGCAGAGAGATTACCTGGACTTCTTGGATGACGAG GAAGATCAGGGAATTTATCAGAGCAAAGTTCGGGAGCTGATCAGTGACAACCAATACCGGTTGATTGTCAATGTGAATGACCTGCGCAGGAAAAATGAGAAGAGGGCTAACCG CCTCCTGAGCAATGCCTTTGAGGAGCTGGTTGCCTTCCAGCGGGCTTTAAAGGATTTTGTGGCCTCCATTGATGCTACCTATGCCAAGCAGTATGAAGAGTTCTACATAGGATTGGAGGGCAGCTTTGGCTCTAAGCATGTGTCTCCCCGGACTCTCACTTCCTGCTTCCTCAGCTGTGTAGTCTGTGTGGAGGGCATTGTCACTAAGT GCTCTCTAGTTCGTCCCAAAGTCGTCCGCAGTGTCCACTACTGCCCTGCTACCAAGAAGACTATAGAGCGACGCTATTCTGATCTCACCAGCCTGGTGGCTTTTCCATCCAGCTCTGTATATCCTACCAAG GATGAGGAAAACAATCCCCTTGAGACAGAATATGGCCTTTCTGTCTACAAGGACCACCAGACCATCACCATCCAGGAGATGCCGGAGAAGGCCCCCGCTGGCCAACTCCCCCGTTCTGTGGATGTCATTCTGGATGATGACTTGGTAGATAAAGTGAAGCCTGGTGATCGAGTCCAGGTGGTAGGGACCTACCGTTGCCTTCCTGGAAAGAAGGGAGGCTATACTTCAGGGACCTTCAG GACTATCCTGATTGCCTGTAACGTGAAGCAAATGAGCAAGGATGTTCAGCCTTCATTCTCTGCTGAGGATATAGCCAAGATTAAGAAGTTCAGTAAAACTCGTTCCAAG GATATCTTTGACCAGCTGGCCAGGTCGTTGGCCCCTAGCATCCATGGGCATGACTATGTTAAGAAAGCCATTCTCTGCTTGCTCTTGGGAGGGGTGGAACGAGACCTAGAAAATGGCAGCCACATCCGTGGGGACATCAATATTCTCCTAATCG GGGACCCATCAGTTGCCAAGTCTCAGCTTCTACGCTATGTGCTGTGTACTGCGCCCCGGGCTATCCCCACCACTGGCCGGGGTTCCTCTGGAGTGGGTCTGACCGCCGCTGTCACCACAGACCAGGAAACTG GGGAACGCCGTCTGGAAGCGGGAGCCATGGTCCTTGCTGATCGAGGTGTGGTTTGTATCGATGAATTTGACAAGATGTCTGACATGGACCGCACGGCCATCCACGAAGTGATGGAGCAGGGTCGAGTCACCATCGCCAAAGCTGGCATCCATGCTCGGCTGAATGCCCGCTGTAGTGTTTTGGCAGCTGCCAACCCCGTCTATGGCAGG TATGATCAGTACAAGACCCCTATGGAGAACATTGGGCTGCAGGACTCACTGCTGTCCCGATTTGACTTACTCTTCATCATGCTGGATCAGATGGATCCTGAGCAGGATCGAGAGATCTCAGACCATGTCCTTAGGATGCACCGTTACAGGGCACCCGGGGAGCAGGATGGCGATG CTATGCCTTTGGGTAGTGCCGTGGATATCCTGGCCACAGATGATCCCAATCTTAACCAGGAGGACCAGCAGGACACCCAGATTTATGAGAAGCATGACAACCTTCTGCATGGgaccaagaagaaaaa gGAGAAGATGGTGAGTGCAGCTTTCATGAGGAAGTACATCCATGTGGCCAAAATCATCAAGCCCGTCCTAACTCAGGAGTCAGCCGCCTACATTGCAGAAGAGTATTCACGCCTGCGCAGTCAAGACAGCATGAGCTCAGACACCGCCAGG acatCACCAGTTACAGCCCGGACCCTGGAAACTCTGATTCGCTTGGCCACAGCCCATGCCAAGGCCCGCATGAGCAAGACTGTGGACCTGCAGGATGCAGAGGAAGCTGTAGAGTTGGTCCAGTATGCTTACTTCAAGAAG GTtttagagaaggagaagaaacgtAAGAAGCGAAATGAGGATGAATCCGAGACAGATGATGAAGAGGAGAAAAGCCAGGAGGACCAagagcagaagaggaagag GAGGAAAACTAGTCACTCTGATGCCAAGGATGGGGGCTCCTATGACCCCTATGACTTCAGtgacacagaggaggaaatgccTCAAG TGCATACTCCAAAGACCGCAGACTCACAGGAGACCAAGGAGTCCCAGAAGGTGGAATTGAGTGAATCCAG GTTGAAGGAATTCAAGGTGGCCCTCTTAGATGTGTTCCGGGAAGCTCATGCACAGTCGGTGGGCATGAATCGCCTCACAGAATCCATCAACCGGGACAAAGAAGAGCCTTTCTCTTCAGCAGAGATCCAGGCTGCACTGAGCAAGATGCAGGATGACAACCAGGTCATGGTTTCTGAGGGCATCATCTTCCTCATCTAA